A DNA window from Flammeovirga agarivorans contains the following coding sequences:
- a CDS encoding ArsO family NAD(P)H-dependent flavin-containing monooxygenase has product MDRKYDVVIIGGGQTGLSVAYFLHRYKINFLILDENEKAGGSWSKGWDSLQLFSPGIYSSLSGWMLPPPKEIKYPSREEFIDYLDKYEQRYGFPIERPVTVQSVKENCKYYTVETTKGEIETKVVISCTGATSTPYIPKYEGMRDFKGQLLHSYYYRNPDQLKGNKILIIGGGNSGAQIVSEVSRTHDVQWATRIPPRFLPDEVDGRYLFDSASQTEQDKNEHFQDHKDRILSDIVMLESVKEAKKRGDLTARKSNFSFVEDGVIWHENNEHQVFDAVIWCTGFKPNFSFLNSLDIVQNHKIETEGTRVLQKEGLWAVGYGNWTGFASATIHGVGKTAEKTAEEVIQYLMDFEDFVPILDIKP; this is encoded by the coding sequence ATGGATCGAAAATATGATGTCGTCATTATAGGTGGAGGTCAGACAGGGTTATCCGTAGCATACTTTTTACATAGATATAAGATTAACTTTTTGATCTTAGATGAAAATGAAAAGGCTGGAGGGTCATGGTCAAAAGGTTGGGATTCTTTACAACTTTTTTCACCTGGAATTTATTCATCATTATCTGGCTGGATGTTACCACCACCGAAAGAAATAAAATATCCTTCAAGAGAGGAATTTATAGATTACCTTGATAAATATGAGCAACGTTATGGCTTTCCAATCGAAAGACCTGTCACGGTTCAAAGTGTCAAAGAAAACTGTAAATATTATACTGTAGAGACTACAAAAGGGGAAATAGAGACAAAAGTTGTTATTTCTTGTACCGGTGCAACAAGTACTCCCTACATTCCAAAATATGAAGGAATGAGAGACTTTAAAGGGCAATTATTACATTCCTATTATTATCGAAATCCTGATCAATTAAAAGGAAATAAAATCCTAATTATTGGTGGAGGTAATAGTGGTGCTCAAATCGTTTCTGAGGTGTCTAGAACCCATGATGTTCAATGGGCTACTCGTATTCCACCAAGGTTTCTTCCTGATGAAGTTGATGGTAGGTATTTATTTGATTCGGCTTCTCAAACTGAACAAGATAAAAATGAACATTTTCAAGATCATAAAGACCGTATTCTTAGTGATATTGTGATGTTGGAAAGTGTAAAAGAAGCAAAAAAGAGAGGTGACTTAACGGCAAGAAAGTCAAATTTTTCTTTCGTTGAGGACGGTGTTATTTGGCATGAAAACAACGAGCATCAAGTGTTTGATGCGGTGATATGGTGTACAGGGTTTAAACCCAATTTCTCTTTTCTGAACTCTTTAGATATCGTTCAAAACCATAAAATAGAAACAGAGGGTACAAGAGTGTTGCAAAAAGAAGGACTATGGGCCGTTGGTTATGGTAATTGGACTGGATTTGCCTCAGCAACAATACATGGTGTAGGAAAAACAGCCGAGAAAACAGCTGAAGAGGTCATACAATATCTAATGGATTTTGAGGATTTTGTACCGATTTTGGATATTAAACCTTAG
- a CDS encoding TolC family protein — MRLIKILFVSVLIGSLTTSCLIRKDYTRTVEIDNDQLYRIQDEVDTVANFANIAWSEYFQDSLLRNYIQQGITNNFDVRIALENVKIAESLFKQGKMAQMPTINGNLGASYQKNSPNSAFGSVFPDQWNYDVTANITWEADIWGKLKATTELSKNNYLQQQEVKKAVISNLVSQIAFNYYRLIGFDKQKEILLKTITSREESLETTKALYGSGELTLVAVKQSEALLANSKLLLVEAEKQAQLSENVISFLMGIPGQEVQRDTTFHDRFDFKLDVGVPLQLLENRPDVKAAEYNLISAFERVNISKSNFYPSVSISLNGGLQSVEIQDWFNPQSFMFNILGQMTQPIWNKRQIKTDYEITQAEERKALLNFQQQILFAGQEVSNSVLVINKQNLIIENQLEVCDAYRFAVDYSQDLLSSGSANYLEVITARQNLLQAELVLVDNELIKITEYIKLYNALGGGWN; from the coding sequence ATGCGTCTAATTAAAATATTGTTTGTAAGTGTCTTGATAGGATCACTTACAACATCTTGTCTAATTCGAAAAGATTATACAAGAACTGTAGAAATTGATAATGATCAATTGTACCGAATTCAAGATGAAGTAGATACTGTCGCGAATTTTGCAAATATTGCATGGTCAGAATATTTCCAGGATTCTTTGTTGAGAAATTATATTCAGCAAGGCATTACAAATAATTTTGATGTTCGAATTGCTTTAGAAAATGTAAAAATTGCAGAATCATTATTTAAGCAAGGAAAAATGGCTCAAATGCCGACCATAAATGGTAATCTTGGAGCATCGTATCAGAAAAACTCTCCAAACTCAGCATTTGGTAGTGTTTTCCCAGATCAATGGAATTATGATGTAACGGCAAACATTACTTGGGAAGCTGATATTTGGGGTAAGTTGAAAGCGACAACAGAATTGTCGAAGAATAATTACCTTCAGCAACAAGAAGTAAAGAAAGCGGTGATTTCAAACTTAGTTAGTCAAATTGCTTTTAATTATTATAGATTAATTGGCTTTGACAAGCAAAAAGAGATCTTACTGAAAACGATTACTTCAAGAGAAGAAAGTTTAGAGACAACGAAAGCACTGTATGGTTCTGGTGAATTGACTTTGGTCGCAGTGAAACAATCGGAAGCCTTATTAGCCAATTCTAAATTGCTATTAGTAGAAGCCGAAAAACAAGCACAACTTTCTGAAAATGTTATCTCTTTCCTCATGGGTATTCCAGGTCAGGAAGTACAAAGAGATACTACTTTTCATGATCGATTTGATTTTAAACTGGATGTGGGGGTACCACTACAATTATTAGAAAACCGACCAGATGTAAAAGCAGCAGAATACAATTTAATATCTGCTTTTGAGAGGGTAAATATTTCAAAATCTAATTTTTATCCTTCTGTGTCTATATCTCTAAATGGCGGTTTACAAAGTGTTGAAATACAGGATTGGTTTAATCCTCAGTCATTTATGTTCAATATTTTAGGACAAATGACACAACCCATCTGGAATAAAAGACAGATCAAAACAGATTATGAGATCACTCAAGCTGAAGAAAGAAAGGCACTTTTAAACTTTCAGCAACAGATATTATTTGCTGGTCAAGAAGTTTCTAATTCTGTATTAGTCATCAATAAGCAAAACTTAATAATTGAGAACCAATTAGAAGTGTGCGATGCTTACCGCTTTGCTGTTGATTACTCACAAGATTTATTATCGTCAGGATCTGCAAATTATCTGGAGGTAATTACAGCGAGGCAAAACCTATTACAGGCAGAACTAGTACTTGTCGATAATGAGTTAATTAAGATCACAGAGTATATAAAACTATATAATGCATTAGGTGGTGGTTGGAATTAA
- a CDS encoding 5'-nucleotidase C-terminal domain-containing protein, which yields MIRYVKIKTFTFYLVLLLFSSVSCKKSKDDLSKIDFVSNAMNEQIQADTSMTNFILPYKKELDAQMDQVIARVNEDLTIDYPNNKLGNFVCDLSVYVVEKETGNTIDLCIMNNGGFRASIFKGDISKRHAFKLMPFDNQLVIARLKGSDLEDLFEYVAEYKAPVSGIQLGIKEGKPYEPLVGGEKVDPNKQYAVLTTDYLFEGGDNMAFFKKSKNSSMTDILLRDAIIDYCVDVKEVKVNHGKRLYDVK from the coding sequence ATGATAAGATACGTTAAAATTAAGACGTTTACTTTTTACCTAGTGCTGTTATTATTTAGTAGTGTCAGCTGTAAAAAATCTAAAGATGATCTTTCGAAAATAGACTTTGTAAGTAATGCGATGAATGAGCAAATTCAAGCGGATACGAGCATGACCAATTTTATCCTTCCATATAAAAAAGAATTGGATGCTCAGATGGATCAAGTGATAGCAAGAGTCAATGAAGATTTAACTATTGATTATCCCAATAATAAATTAGGCAATTTTGTATGTGATCTCAGTGTATATGTTGTTGAAAAAGAGACGGGTAATACAATAGATTTATGTATTATGAATAATGGTGGTTTTAGAGCCTCAATTTTTAAAGGAGATATCTCGAAACGTCATGCTTTTAAATTAATGCCCTTTGATAATCAGTTGGTTATTGCTCGTTTAAAAGGGAGTGACCTGGAAGATTTATTTGAGTATGTTGCTGAATATAAAGCACCGGTTTCAGGCATACAATTAGGAATAAAAGAAGGGAAGCCTTATGAACCTTTAGTTGGCGGTGAAAAAGTAGATCCTAATAAGCAATATGCTGTTCTAACGACAGACTATCTTTTTGAAGGAGGAGATAATATGGCGTTTTTCAAAAAATCAAAAAACTCATCAATGACAGATATTCTTCTTCGCGATGCAATTATTGATTACTGTGTAGATGTAAAAGAAGTTAAGGTGAATCATGGGAAAAGATTATACGATGTCAAATAA
- a CDS encoding bifunctional metallophosphatase/5'-nucleotidase, which produces MGKDYTMSNKKDMNQSRREFVKLLSKGTALGTLGFLVPSTLFATNKLKQITILHTNDTHSQIDPFPSSHKHYPNMAGVAKRKQFIDQVRAEQENVLLLDAGDIFQGTPYFNFFKGEIEMKSMSKMGYDAATIGNHDFDNKVDGLSNVMPHADFDMLITNYDFSNTSMDGKTKPYKIFHKDGIKIGVFGIGIKLDGLVSKSCYQETKYSSGIDAAQQFSKLLKFEENCDLVICLSHLGYTAFNKGDEDDHQLAKKTKYIDVIIGGHSHTFLDEPTVMKNAEDKDVLVTQVGYAGIKVGRLDFYFNDNKPLAYSSDHFQLYAIK; this is translated from the coding sequence ATGGGAAAAGATTATACGATGTCAAATAAGAAGGATATGAACCAGTCGAGAAGAGAATTTGTGAAGCTTTTATCTAAAGGTACTGCATTAGGAACATTAGGTTTTTTGGTGCCTTCAACTTTATTTGCTACCAATAAATTAAAGCAAATCACCATCTTACATACCAACGATACACATAGTCAGATTGATCCATTTCCATCTTCTCACAAACACTACCCTAATATGGCAGGGGTGGCAAAAAGAAAGCAATTTATTGATCAGGTAAGAGCTGAACAAGAAAATGTACTTTTACTAGATGCTGGAGATATATTTCAGGGTACTCCTTATTTCAATTTTTTCAAAGGTGAAATTGAAATGAAAAGTATGTCTAAAATGGGGTATGATGCAGCGACAATCGGGAATCATGACTTCGATAATAAAGTAGATGGGTTGTCAAATGTGATGCCTCATGCTGATTTTGACATGTTAATAACTAACTATGATTTCTCAAATACTTCTATGGATGGAAAAACTAAACCGTATAAGATTTTTCATAAAGATGGGATTAAAATAGGAGTATTTGGTATAGGAATAAAACTAGATGGATTGGTGTCAAAATCTTGCTATCAAGAAACAAAATATAGTAGTGGAATAGATGCAGCACAACAATTTAGTAAACTTTTGAAGTTTGAAGAAAATTGTGATTTAGTAATATGTTTATCTCATTTAGGTTATACAGCATTTAACAAAGGTGACGAAGATGATCATCAGTTAGCTAAGAAGACTAAGTACATTGATGTTATCATTGGTGGGCACTCTCATACCTTCTTGGATGAACCTACTGTAATGAAGAATGCTGAAGATAAAGATGTATTAGTAACACAGGTAGGTTATGCAGGTATTAAAGTAGGTAGACTGGATTTTTATTTTAACGATAATAAACCACTTGCTTATAGTTCTGATCATTTCCAATTATACGCAATTAAATAG
- a CDS encoding efflux RND transporter periplasmic adaptor subunit → MNQFIKFILPLMIFFSCGKKEQKMQTKAPKKYKVVAVEQRDISYTKSYPTSIRGEVSSEVRAKISGYIDAVYVDEGQEVKKGQKLFHIETASLSEEAQTAKAQVDAAQVEVERLKPLVEKKVISEIQLKTAEAKLAQTKSNLNTIYAQIGYATITSPVNGVVGSINFRQGTLVGPSTPSLTEVSDIKNVFAYFSMNEKDFLAFTKNVKGNTMEDRIQNMEAVTLQLADGSDYTHQGKIVTISGSIDQNTGSVSFRAKFPNPEGILRDGSSGRVILKNEMEDALVIPFQSTFEQQGQTLVYRVSETDSLYTKKIESSIKTGKLLVVEGGIKKGDQILAEGVNIVRSGQKIIADATSVEDVLNTYSTQFR, encoded by the coding sequence ATGAATCAATTTATCAAGTTCATTTTGCCTTTAATGATCTTCTTCTCATGCGGTAAAAAAGAACAAAAGATGCAAACTAAAGCTCCCAAAAAATATAAAGTGGTAGCTGTAGAACAACGTGACATATCTTATACAAAATCCTATCCTACAAGCATTAGAGGAGAAGTAAGTAGTGAAGTGCGAGCAAAAATAAGTGGCTACATTGATGCTGTATATGTAGATGAAGGTCAGGAAGTTAAAAAGGGACAAAAACTCTTTCATATTGAAACTGCTTCATTAAGTGAAGAAGCGCAAACTGCTAAAGCACAGGTAGATGCGGCACAAGTTGAAGTGGAAAGGTTAAAGCCTTTGGTGGAGAAGAAAGTGATCAGTGAAATTCAACTGAAAACTGCAGAAGCTAAATTGGCACAAACTAAAAGTAACCTTAACACTATATACGCACAGATCGGTTACGCAACAATTACAAGCCCTGTAAATGGAGTTGTAGGGTCAATTAATTTTAGACAAGGTACTCTGGTTGGACCGAGTACGCCATCTTTAACGGAAGTTTCAGACATTAAGAATGTATTTGCTTATTTCTCTATGAATGAGAAGGATTTTCTAGCTTTCACTAAGAATGTCAAAGGGAATACAATGGAAGATCGTATTCAAAATATGGAAGCAGTGACACTTCAGTTAGCAGATGGCAGTGATTATACACATCAAGGTAAAATCGTAACTATTTCTGGTTCAATAGATCAAAATACGGGATCAGTGTCATTTAGAGCAAAATTCCCTAACCCTGAAGGTATATTAAGAGATGGGTCTTCAGGGAGAGTGATTCTTAAAAATGAAATGGAAGATGCATTGGTTATTCCATTCCAATCAACATTCGAACAACAAGGACAAACGTTAGTCTATAGAGTTTCTGAGACAGATTCTTTATATACAAAGAAGATAGAAAGCTCTATAAAAACGGGGAAATTACTAGTTGTAGAAGGTGGAATAAAGAAAGGAGATCAAATTCTAGCAGAAGGTGTGAACATTGTTAGGTCCGGTCAAAAAATTATTGCTGATGCTACATCTGTAGAGGATGTGCTTAATACCTATTCTACACAATTCAGATAA
- a CDS encoding efflux RND transporter permease subunit — protein sequence MLQKFIDRPVLSTVISVVITLLGILGYMNLPVSQYPDIAPPTVSVSATYPGASAETILESVVVPIEEQINGVEGMTYMTSSASNNGDASITVFFEQGIDPDVAAVNVQNRVARANAKLPAEVIRSGVITQKQQNSALLYAAVYSENKDYDETFVSNYLNIQLKPELQRVKGVASVNVFGARDYSMRIWLDPAKMANYKLTTTDIQDAVKEQSLEAAAGALGQNAGEPFEYVIKYKGRYKNKKEYEDIIIRSEGNGKFLRLKDVADIELDAFSYDTKSITLGYPSVSFGIFQTPGSNAQEVIENLHKELQRLEKNFPDGVKYVINYDTNRFLTASMEKVQHTLFEAFILVFLVVLIFLQDFKSTLIPAIAVPVAIIGTFFFLGLFGYSVNLLTLFAMVLAIGIVVDDAIVVVEAVHAKMDGGMTDAYKATSKAMSEIGGAIISITLVMAAVFIPITFVNGPSGVFYEQFGVTLIIAILISAVNALTLSPALCVIFLKGGHEHQKKSLIDKFYDAFNLAFDIGVRKYTRTLQVFLRYKWLTFVALMFSVGGAYYFNLVTPSGFVPKEDRGVVFVNIELPIGSSMDRTFSVSEEILGNIKDIPGVHSASMRSGSNFFSGAGSSYALGFVLLKGYDERTTPETSLDGIMAELKKRTAHINSAQVIFFVPPSIPGFGSADGFEFQILDKASGSLKGLDEVAKNFTNAIMQDESVGFASNSFNVNVPQLEMDINVAKAKESGVNVGDIFRSLQGFIGGYYVADFTRFGKQLRVNMQAKPSDRKDESSLDNIFVRNSNGTMVQVSEFVKLNRTYGPQSIKRFNLYNAVSISGGLAPGHSSGEAIEAIKRIAEEELPLNYEIAFSGLTREEINSSGQSFYIFMLSILFTYLFLAAQYESYILPFAVLFSLPFGIVGAYGFTYMAGLENNIYFQVAMIMLVGLLAKNAILIIEFALQRRHEGLSIYDSAIEGARERIRPILMTSFAFILGLMPLVLASGVGAAGNRSIGTGAVAGLFVGTVLGLVFIPVLFMIFQSIQEHFFGLGKKSIETPTADKDLENASN from the coding sequence ATGTTACAAAAATTTATAGATAGACCTGTTTTATCCACAGTGATCTCTGTTGTGATTACTTTATTGGGTATTCTAGGCTATATGAACCTACCTGTTTCTCAATATCCTGATATAGCACCTCCAACAGTTTCTGTGTCAGCAACCTATCCTGGAGCGAGTGCAGAAACAATATTAGAGAGTGTTGTTGTGCCTATCGAAGAGCAAATTAATGGAGTGGAAGGAATGACCTACATGACTTCTTCAGCGAGTAATAACGGAGATGCTTCTATTACTGTCTTCTTCGAGCAAGGAATTGATCCTGATGTTGCTGCTGTAAACGTTCAAAACAGAGTGGCAAGAGCGAATGCAAAACTTCCTGCCGAAGTGATTCGTTCAGGTGTGATTACCCAAAAGCAACAAAATTCAGCTCTTCTTTATGCTGCTGTTTATTCAGAAAATAAAGATTATGATGAGACTTTTGTATCCAATTACCTTAACATTCAATTAAAACCAGAATTACAAAGGGTAAAGGGTGTGGCTTCAGTGAATGTATTTGGGGCAAGAGATTACTCAATGAGGATTTGGTTGGACCCAGCAAAAATGGCCAACTATAAGTTGACGACTACCGATATACAGGATGCAGTTAAAGAACAAAGTTTAGAGGCTGCGGCTGGTGCATTAGGTCAAAATGCGGGTGAACCTTTTGAATATGTGATCAAATACAAAGGTAGGTATAAGAATAAAAAGGAGTATGAAGATATTATTATCCGTTCAGAAGGAAATGGTAAATTCTTACGACTGAAAGACGTAGCAGATATAGAACTAGATGCCTTTTCTTATGATACCAAAAGTATAACTTTAGGCTATCCAAGTGTTAGTTTTGGTATTTTCCAAACACCAGGCTCAAATGCTCAAGAGGTAATTGAAAACCTACATAAAGAATTACAAAGATTAGAAAAGAATTTTCCTGATGGTGTAAAGTATGTGATTAACTACGATACTAACCGCTTTTTAACGGCATCTATGGAAAAAGTTCAACATACATTATTTGAGGCTTTTATTCTGGTATTCCTGGTAGTATTAATCTTCTTACAAGATTTTAAGTCTACATTAATTCCAGCTATTGCAGTACCTGTAGCGATCATCGGTACTTTCTTCTTTTTAGGTCTATTTGGATATTCCGTTAACCTATTGACTTTGTTTGCCATGGTTTTAGCCATTGGTATTGTGGTAGATGATGCTATTGTTGTTGTTGAGGCTGTACATGCTAAAATGGACGGAGGAATGACGGATGCTTACAAAGCGACAAGTAAAGCGATGAGTGAAATTGGAGGAGCTATTATCTCAATCACCTTAGTAATGGCAGCGGTATTTATTCCAATTACTTTTGTGAATGGCCCTTCTGGTGTATTCTATGAGCAATTTGGAGTAACGTTGATCATAGCTATTTTGATATCAGCCGTCAATGCACTTACACTTTCACCTGCTTTATGTGTGATCTTCTTAAAAGGAGGGCATGAACATCAAAAGAAATCTTTGATAGATAAATTCTATGATGCCTTCAATTTGGCATTTGATATTGGGGTAAGAAAGTATACAAGGACATTACAGGTATTTCTACGTTACAAATGGTTGACTTTTGTAGCCTTAATGTTTTCAGTTGGTGGTGCTTACTATTTTAATTTAGTGACTCCATCAGGGTTTGTTCCTAAAGAAGATAGAGGAGTAGTGTTTGTGAATATTGAGTTGCCAATCGGTTCATCAATGGATAGAACTTTTTCTGTTTCAGAAGAAATCCTCGGAAACATAAAAGATATTCCTGGAGTGCATTCTGCTTCCATGAGATCTGGTTCCAACTTCTTTTCTGGTGCTGGTAGTTCTTATGCTTTAGGTTTTGTACTCTTGAAAGGATATGATGAAAGAACGACACCGGAAACTAGTCTTGATGGTATTATGGCGGAATTGAAAAAGAGAACTGCACATATCAACTCTGCACAAGTAATATTCTTTGTACCTCCAAGTATCCCAGGTTTTGGTAGTGCAGATGGTTTCGAATTCCAAATTTTAGATAAAGCCTCTGGTTCGTTAAAAGGATTGGATGAGGTAGCTAAAAATTTCACTAATGCTATTATGCAGGATGAATCAGTAGGTTTTGCTTCCAACTCATTTAATGTCAATGTACCTCAATTAGAAATGGACATTAACGTAGCCAAGGCTAAAGAATCAGGTGTTAATGTTGGGGATATTTTTAGGTCCTTACAAGGTTTTATTGGTGGTTATTATGTAGCAGACTTTACTCGATTTGGTAAACAGTTAAGAGTAAATATGCAGGCAAAACCAAGTGATAGAAAAGATGAATCTAGCTTGGATAATATTTTTGTTAGAAATTCAAATGGTACCATGGTTCAAGTGTCAGAGTTTGTCAAACTTAATAGAACTTATGGTCCTCAGTCAATAAAACGATTCAACTTATATAATGCTGTATCTATCTCAGGTGGCCTTGCTCCCGGACATTCATCTGGAGAAGCCATTGAAGCCATAAAAAGAATAGCTGAAGAAGAATTACCATTGAATTATGAAATTGCCTTTTCTGGTTTAACAAGAGAAGAGATTAATTCATCAGGACAATCTTTCTATATTTTTATGCTAAGTATTTTGTTTACCTATTTGTTCTTAGCTGCACAATATGAGAGTTATATCTTGCCTTTCGCTGTATTATTCTCATTGCCTTTTGGTATCGTGGGAGCATATGGATTTACATATATGGCGGGCTTAGAAAACAATATTTACTTCCAGGTAGCCATGATTATGTTGGTGGGATTACTTGCCAAAAATGCCATTCTGATTATCGAGTTTGCCTTACAGCGAAGACATGAAGGATTAAGTATTTATGATTCAGCAATTGAAGGGGCAAGAGAACGTATTCGTCCAATTTTAATGACATCATTTGCCTTTATCTTAGGGTTAATGCCTCTAGTTTTAGCATCTGGAGTTGGAGCAGCAGGTAACAGGTCAATTGGTACAGGTGCAGTAGCAGGTTTATTTGTAGGTACTGTATTGGGTTTAGTTTTTATTCCAGTATTATTTATGATTTTCCAATCTATTCAAGAACATTTCTTCGGATTAGGTAAAAAGTCTATTGAAACACCAACAGCAGATAAAGATTTAGAAAATGCGTCTAATTAA